One window of Nostoc sp. C052 genomic DNA carries:
- a CDS encoding FUSC family protein, which produces MQLNRSNFLKFLIQSEPEKPAISNGLRAALGLGIPMLIGQLINQRESGLLVGLMAYFVNLANVGGPYQIKAKAMAQATVGIAVSVFVGTLVAKVPVLAVVLTFIWGLASGFASLYGNAGANVGLVVGTSFITAIAQPGDLETALMRSLLCLIAGGWAMLLSLVMWPFRPYDPLRVALADCLNAIANYIQKFVDKVATPESILEIRKALETARTTLGTLRIGQPARCWINEQFLVLIQDGDRLLGSVIALTELLETHFKQQQYHAVQQLVDDALAEISVILQAIAKVISRKSASIDLGNLQRIYEALKEQESLQRKAIAGSETDYTTLVALTNLVLTIEKLIKQLQYTAQTAKSLEDRSKISRRDVDRLILVEEEQRSLLSLLKENLTLDSAIFRHALRIAVSLAVGVILYSVTNLPMGYWVTLTIMLVLKPNLGATFQRFFQRVGGTILGAILAAVLLATITSKVVLDIIILLTVFFGISLIRYNYGYSVVFLSIFVLLIIDIGHPIGWQFAGFRVLNTFIGAGLAFASHYFIWPNWERDRLPSQLATALRECHKYFSDVMAVYQGTKERDSTIISQRRQTGLAIGNAQASFQGLLREPKMHKELVEPVMTLLLYMGRFTNAVTVLAVHLEHFRGTVPLPELETFVRQVSIMLEQLADCIQQEIPPPPLPDLEETLQKIQPHLQALRTARIEELAVNQGHTPIRQAVIDYSILDLEIDQIVRRLTAMHSAMVRLISSK; this is translated from the coding sequence ATGCAGTTAAATCGAAGTAATTTCCTCAAGTTTCTGATTCAGTCAGAGCCAGAAAAACCAGCAATATCCAATGGATTACGAGCTGCGTTAGGGTTGGGGATTCCCATGCTAATCGGGCAACTGATCAACCAAAGGGAAAGTGGATTATTGGTTGGTTTAATGGCTTACTTTGTTAACTTAGCAAATGTTGGTGGTCCTTACCAAATCAAAGCTAAGGCGATGGCACAGGCGACTGTGGGAATAGCTGTTTCAGTATTTGTGGGTACTCTAGTCGCTAAAGTTCCAGTACTCGCTGTGGTGCTGACGTTTATTTGGGGACTTGCTTCGGGTTTTGCGTCGCTGTATGGTAATGCTGGTGCAAATGTCGGTCTGGTGGTAGGGACATCATTTATTACCGCGATCGCACAACCAGGAGACTTAGAAACTGCACTGATGCGATCGCTATTATGTCTAATTGCAGGTGGATGGGCGATGCTACTTTCTTTAGTAATGTGGCCCTTTAGACCTTACGATCCCCTACGAGTAGCTTTAGCTGATTGCTTAAATGCGATTGCTAACTACATTCAAAAATTTGTAGATAAAGTAGCAACACCTGAAAGTATTCTCGAAATTAGAAAGGCATTAGAGACAGCACGCACTACTTTAGGTACATTACGGATTGGACAGCCGGCTCGGTGTTGGATAAATGAGCAGTTTTTGGTGCTAATTCAAGATGGCGATCGCTTGCTTGGTTCAGTGATTGCCTTAACAGAGTTACTAGAAACTCACTTTAAACAACAGCAATATCACGCAGTCCAGCAATTAGTAGACGATGCACTCGCAGAAATATCAGTTATTCTTCAAGCCATAGCGAAAGTTATATCTCGCAAGTCTGCTAGCATCGATCTCGGAAATCTTCAGCGCATCTATGAGGCGCTGAAGGAACAAGAAAGTCTGCAAAGAAAAGCAATTGCGGGGAGTGAGACAGACTACACAACTCTCGTTGCTCTCACTAACCTGGTACTAACGATCGAAAAGCTGATCAAGCAATTGCAATACACGGCTCAGACAGCTAAATCTCTGGAAGATCGTAGTAAAATTAGTCGCAGAGATGTAGATAGACTTATTTTAGTTGAAGAGGAACAGCGATCGCTCTTAAGCTTACTCAAAGAAAACCTCACCTTAGACTCAGCAATCTTTCGTCATGCTCTCCGCATCGCTGTGAGTCTGGCTGTAGGCGTAATATTATACAGCGTTACGAATTTACCAATGGGGTATTGGGTAACACTGACAATCATGCTAGTCCTCAAACCGAACTTGGGTGCAACTTTCCAGAGGTTTTTTCAGCGAGTTGGCGGGACTATCTTGGGAGCTATCTTAGCTGCTGTCCTACTTGCAACTATCACCAGTAAGGTTGTATTAGACATAATCATTTTGCTGACAGTATTTTTTGGCATTTCCCTGATCCGTTACAACTATGGGTATTCAGTAGTTTTCTTGTCAATATTTGTCTTACTGATTATCGATATTGGTCATCCCATTGGTTGGCAATTTGCAGGCTTTCGGGTATTAAATACATTCATTGGCGCGGGACTGGCTTTTGCAAGTCATTATTTTATCTGGCCAAACTGGGAACGCGATCGCTTACCCAGTCAACTCGCCACAGCGCTACGAGAATGTCACAAATACTTTAGCGATGTGATGGCTGTTTACCAGGGCACAAAGGAACGAGACTCTACTATTATCAGTCAACGGCGACAAACTGGACTGGCAATTGGCAATGCCCAAGCCTCCTTTCAAGGATTGCTGCGCGAACCGAAAATGCACAAAGAATTAGTAGAACCAGTGATGACACTGTTGCTGTACATGGGACGTTTTACTAACGCTGTCACAGTTTTGGCAGTACATCTCGAACATTTTCGAGGAACAGTCCCACTCCCGGAATTAGAAACTTTTGTTCGCCAAGTTTCGATAATGTTAGAGCAGTTAGCTGATTGCATACAGCAGGAAATTCCCCCACCGCCCTTACCTGACTTGGAAGAAACGCTGCAAAAAATCCAACCGCACCTGCAAGCACTGCGTACAGCCCGGATAGAAGAGTTAGCCGTCAATCAAGGACATACACCGATTCGTCAGGCAGTAATTGATTACAGCATATTAGATTTGGAGATCGATCAGATTGTGCGGCGGTTGACTGCGATGCACTCAGCAATGGTACGGTTGATATCAAGTAAATAA
- a CDS encoding FHA domain-containing protein yields the protein MSIYKCPKGHESTELDFCSECGTKILGVPELPFVQKTIDSTLTPTKTTENCPDCSTAHEPNSGNFCEICGYNFVTGAHGEVPIAKGIQEEEMGTMRQTNTNSYGSGLIDSQLLVIGWDVVVYIDPSLRHPESPEPPINQPPITFHLDQAINLIGRNSEVRAIHPEIALDFDDAVSHRHALLTLETDNTLTLRDIGSANGTQLKAVELKPMVDVKLQDGDEFTLGHWTRIAVKAVRKLG from the coding sequence ATGTCAATCTATAAATGTCCTAAAGGACATGAATCAACTGAATTAGATTTTTGTTCAGAATGCGGTACCAAAATTCTCGGTGTACCGGAACTTCCATTCGTCCAAAAAACAATTGACTCAACATTAACGCCAACCAAAACCACAGAAAATTGCCCAGATTGTAGCACTGCCCACGAACCTAACAGTGGCAATTTTTGTGAAATTTGTGGTTATAACTTCGTCACAGGGGCGCATGGTGAAGTACCCATTGCCAAAGGCATCCAAGAAGAAGAAATGGGAACAATGCGACAGACGAATACCAATAGTTATGGATCTGGATTAATAGATTCTCAATTGTTAGTTATTGGTTGGGATGTAGTTGTCTATATTGACCCATCTTTACGCCATCCAGAAAGTCCAGAACCACCTATAAATCAACCACCGATTACATTTCATCTCGATCAGGCAATTAACTTAATTGGTCGCAATAGCGAAGTTAGAGCAATTCACCCAGAAATTGCTTTAGATTTTGATGATGCTGTCTCACACCGCCACGCTTTGCTGACGCTAGAGACAGACAATACATTAACTCTGCGTGATATTGGTTCTGCGAATGGTACACAATTAAAAGCTGTGGAATTGAAGCCAATGGTAGACGTAAAACTTCAGGATGGAGACGAATTTACCCTTGGACATTGGACTCGGATCGCGGTGAAAGCTGTTCGGAAATTAGGATAA
- a CDS encoding VWA domain-containing protein, with product MSHQFKAEVFQNQYLPQGAREVDAIMTITVEKGDSGVATGHNGRLFGIICDTSGSMGGDKIHAAKDAMIKIVNLLPEDAHFFIVTGAGKANVVFPVSPATTEKKQEAIAAIKSTLANGGTLMSTWLAQALTQFKKMPSAVRQALLLTDGQNDDSDEKSLKKVLLECEGVFQCDCRGVGTDWRVAQLQEIASKLLGTTDIIPSAAMIESDFRAILEKAMSKNVSDVALRLWTPQGAKVLFCKQVSPDIVDLTHRHKPVKPQMVDYPTGAWGSNESRDYHFCIEVNPGNIGDEMLAGRASLVYTLNGTETKVAEARILATWTDDEAKSTKIDRRVAHYTGQAELAQSIQEGLEARARNDIELATAKLGKAVKLAHESGNEATAKLLKTVVEIEDAPTGTVRLKREVAKEDAMALETRSTKTTRIAKSPN from the coding sequence ATGTCTCATCAATTTAAAGCCGAAGTTTTTCAAAACCAATATCTACCCCAAGGAGCCAGAGAAGTTGATGCCATTATGACCATTACCGTCGAAAAAGGCGATAGTGGAGTCGCAACTGGACACAATGGCAGACTTTTTGGCATCATCTGCGACACATCCGGTTCAATGGGAGGTGACAAGATCCATGCAGCCAAAGATGCAATGATCAAAATTGTGAATTTGTTACCAGAGGATGCCCATTTCTTCATCGTCACGGGTGCTGGTAAAGCTAATGTAGTTTTTCCTGTTTCTCCAGCCACGACAGAAAAAAAGCAAGAAGCGATCGCAGCTATTAAGAGTACTCTTGCTAATGGTGGTACTCTCATGTCTACTTGGTTGGCTCAAGCCTTAACACAATTCAAAAAGATGCCTAGCGCAGTTCGTCAAGCACTACTACTCACCGATGGGCAAAATGATGACTCTGATGAGAAATCCTTGAAGAAAGTTTTACTTGAATGTGAAGGTGTCTTTCAGTGCGACTGTCGTGGTGTCGGAACTGATTGGCGAGTTGCTCAACTTCAAGAAATTGCCAGCAAACTTTTAGGGACAACCGATATTATTCCTAGCGCCGCAATGATTGAAAGTGACTTTCGTGCCATTTTGGAAAAAGCCATGAGTAAAAATGTTAGCGATGTTGCTTTACGTTTATGGACACCACAAGGAGCCAAAGTCTTGTTTTGTAAACAAGTTAGTCCCGATATTGTTGACCTTACCCACCGCCATAAACCTGTCAAGCCTCAGATGGTTGATTACCCCACTGGAGCTTGGGGAAGTAACGAGTCTCGTGATTACCACTTCTGTATTGAAGTTAATCCAGGAAATATCGGTGATGAAATGTTAGCAGGTCGAGCGAGTTTAGTATACACCCTTAACGGCACAGAAACTAAAGTTGCAGAAGCCCGCATTTTGGCAACCTGGACTGATGATGAAGCCAAATCGACCAAAATCGATCGGCGAGTTGCCCACTATACTGGACAAGCAGAACTGGCTCAGTCAATTCAAGAAGGATTGGAAGCTCGTGCTAGGAATGATATTGAGCTTGCTACTGCCAAATTAGGCAAGGCAGTAAAACTAGCCCATGAATCAGGGAATGAAGCCACAGCCAAACTGCTAAAAACCGTAGTTGAGATAGAGGATGCACCAACAGGGACAGTGCGGTTGAAGCGAGAAGTCGCTAAAGAAGATGCAATGGCATTAGAAACACGTTCTACAAAAACGACTCGAATTGCTAAATCTCCGAATTAG
- a CDS encoding PP2C family serine/threonine-protein phosphatase, translated as MQCICGASILADDKFCEECGTPLTASKPPTAIDKCEKCGAGIDSEGYCCQCGFRQEPPVHDWLEVIINSQLAGVSDRGLKHSRNEDFLALQQLNDSQPNILVVCDGVSSSEKPDLAAKTAAETTCLALANAWEIGENSASAIKSAFATALANVCNISYRNSGDLEPPSTTIVAAIVQEGIATIGWLGDSRAYWISAHSHQQLTQDDSWLTEVVAAGKISEAEARLSPKAHAITRWLGADAVEDAVPSIVKFTIPDSGYLILCSDGLWNYTLDAAHLANLVQRSPDRDAIGISRTLVEFARNCGGHDNITVAVLCL; from the coding sequence ATGCAGTGTATATGTGGTGCATCCATCTTAGCTGATGACAAATTTTGTGAAGAATGCGGTACACCCTTAACGGCTAGCAAACCGCCAACTGCGATCGATAAATGTGAAAAATGTGGTGCAGGAATCGATTCTGAAGGCTACTGTTGTCAATGTGGATTTCGCCAAGAACCACCAGTGCATGATTGGTTAGAAGTAATAATTAATTCACAGCTAGCCGGAGTTAGCGATCGCGGACTCAAACACAGCCGCAATGAAGATTTCCTGGCTTTACAACAACTCAATGACAGTCAGCCAAATATTCTCGTAGTTTGTGATGGAGTTTCTAGTTCCGAAAAACCTGACTTAGCAGCTAAAACTGCTGCTGAAACGACTTGTCTCGCTCTAGCAAATGCGTGGGAAATAGGGGAAAATTCCGCTTCGGCAATTAAATCAGCTTTTGCTACTGCTTTAGCCAATGTATGTAATATTTCTTATAGAAATAGTGGAGATTTAGAACCACCATCTACAACTATTGTGGCTGCAATTGTTCAAGAAGGTATCGCTACTATTGGCTGGTTAGGTGATAGTCGCGCTTACTGGATTTCTGCTCACAGTCACCAACAATTGACTCAAGATGATTCCTGGTTAACTGAAGTAGTCGCAGCCGGAAAAATCAGCGAAGCAGAAGCTAGACTATCTCCCAAAGCTCATGCAATTACGCGCTGGCTGGGAGCAGATGCCGTTGAGGATGCTGTTCCCTCAATTGTGAAGTTTACTATTCCTGATTCTGGATATCTGATTTTGTGTAGTGATGGATTGTGGAATTATACCTTAGATGCAGCACATTTAGCCAACTTAGTCCAGCGATCGCCCGATCGAGATGCGATCGGCATATCTCGCACTCTTGTAGAATTTGCCCGTAATTGTGGTGGACATGACAACATTACTGTTGCTGTTCTCTGTTTATGA
- a CDS encoding serine/threonine-protein kinase, translating into MNSLRCLRNGCTGTIEDDYCNVCGLAALKSLDVSQKQNASLTLRSSPITTATGSSPLTNRSKGSRRTSSTSARSSRRQLGAGLTSVPELPSTEPENAIIPNPMVPENKRFCSNCNHSLRRENGFCSKCGQKYSFIPTLKPGDLVIGQYEVKGAIAYGGLGWIYLGFDKTLSRYVVLKGLLNSEDASSAAVAVAERQFLAVVKHSNIVGIYNFVNHGNEGFIIMEYVGGKTLKEIRKTRGALPVAEAIAYIHRILGAFAYLHSLGLVYCDFKPDNIMIEDNDVKLIDLGGVRRVDDLNGDIYGTVGYSAPEAGEGPTIVSDLFTIGRTLAVLLTEIKGFSKEHLYTLPSPQEEPLFAQQESLYRFLIKATAENPDDRFQSADEMADQLLGVLREVVAISTNIPRPATSNLFSGDMLAITHSGSFEPIKPEYQQLPIPILDASDPGFNAVLNASAIADPVQRAIGLDVVVKQFPKSSEALLRLANALIDTSDYEEAEQAIAQVVAKDPWDWRIFWYRGRSLMAQNKPAEAQKAFDQVYFDLPGELAPKLALGLAAELAENYQLAIKMYSLVSRTDPSYVSAAFGLARCFCATGNRNGAVAALENIPQTSNLYTRARVEIARTLINGDRSAPGTQELKAASVAIEALTLVGSDRYRLTKQVLETALNLITSRQLQAAADLTILGQPLQEVHLRKGLEKALRDMAHLATKDEKISLVDEANRVRPRSLI; encoded by the coding sequence ATGAACAGTCTTCGCTGTCTGCGGAATGGATGTACTGGCACTATTGAAGATGACTACTGTAATGTCTGTGGGTTAGCAGCATTAAAATCTCTGGATGTCAGCCAGAAGCAAAATGCCTCACTTACACTCAGAAGTTCACCAATTACCACAGCCACAGGTTCCTCTCCATTAACCAATCGTTCCAAGGGTTCGCGGCGTACTAGTAGCACTTCTGCCCGTAGTAGCCGCAGACAACTAGGAGCGGGATTAACTTCTGTACCAGAACTACCTTCAACAGAGCCAGAAAACGCGATTATTCCTAACCCAATGGTGCCGGAGAATAAACGCTTTTGTAGTAATTGCAATCATTCTTTGCGACGAGAAAACGGATTTTGCAGTAAGTGTGGGCAGAAGTATTCTTTTATTCCGACTCTGAAGCCTGGTGATCTAGTTATCGGGCAATACGAAGTCAAAGGAGCAATCGCCTATGGTGGTTTAGGATGGATTTATTTAGGCTTCGATAAAACTTTATCTCGCTATGTGGTACTGAAAGGATTGCTCAACAGCGAAGACGCATCCAGTGCAGCCGTCGCCGTGGCAGAAAGACAATTCCTAGCAGTCGTAAAACATTCTAATATCGTGGGGATTTATAATTTCGTCAACCACGGTAACGAAGGTTTTATCATCATGGAGTATGTGGGCGGTAAAACCCTCAAAGAAATCCGCAAAACTCGCGGCGCTTTACCTGTAGCAGAAGCGATCGCATATATTCACCGCATCTTGGGAGCTTTTGCCTATCTACATTCTTTGGGGTTGGTATACTGCGACTTCAAGCCAGATAATATCATGATCGAAGACAACGACGTGAAATTAATCGACTTGGGTGGTGTCCGTCGCGTTGACGATCTCAATGGTGATATTTACGGTACAGTGGGCTATAGCGCTCCCGAAGCTGGCGAAGGCCCAACAATTGTTTCCGATTTATTTACCATTGGCAGAACTTTAGCGGTGTTGCTTACTGAGATTAAAGGTTTTAGTAAGGAACATTTATACACACTTCCCAGCCCCCAAGAAGAACCTTTATTTGCCCAACAAGAATCACTGTATCGCTTTCTGATTAAAGCCACCGCCGAAAATCCTGATGACCGATTTCAGTCAGCCGATGAAATGGCAGATCAGTTATTGGGTGTACTGCGGGAAGTTGTCGCCATTTCTACCAATATTCCCCGTCCCGCCACCAGTAACCTGTTTAGCGGCGATATGTTAGCTATTACCCACAGTGGCAGTTTTGAACCAATTAAACCAGAATATCAGCAATTACCGATACCAATATTAGATGCTAGCGATCCGGGCTTTAATGCAGTCCTAAATGCCAGCGCGATCGCCGATCCAGTCCAGCGAGCCATCGGTTTAGATGTTGTTGTCAAGCAATTCCCGAAATCAAGTGAAGCCTTGTTGCGCTTGGCAAATGCCTTAATTGATACCAGTGATTACGAAGAAGCAGAACAAGCTATAGCCCAAGTTGTAGCCAAAGATCCTTGGGACTGGCGGATCTTTTGGTATCGTGGGCGATCGCTGATGGCGCAAAATAAACCCGCAGAGGCGCAGAAAGCATTTGACCAAGTTTATTTTGATTTACCAGGAGAATTAGCTCCGAAACTGGCGCTGGGGTTAGCCGCCGAACTTGCCGAAAATTACCAATTAGCAATTAAGATGTATAGTTTGGTGTCCCGCACCGATCCGAGTTATGTATCAGCAGCTTTTGGGTTAGCACGTTGCTTTTGTGCCACTGGAAATCGCAACGGTGCTGTAGCAGCTTTGGAAAATATACCGCAAACTTCTAATTTATATACACGAGCGCGAGTAGAGATTGCCCGAACTTTAATCAACGGCGATCGCTCGGCTCCAGGTACTCAAGAACTCAAAGCCGCTTCTGTGGCTATTGAAGCACTGACTTTAGTTGGTAGCGATCGCTATCGCCTGACTAAACAAGTATTAGAAACTGCTCTCAATTTAATCACCTCCCGCCAACTCCAAGCTGCTGCTGATTTAACAATTTTGGGGCAGCCATTACAAGAAGTGCATCTGAGAAAGGGATTGGAAAAAGCCCTACGCGACATGGCACACCTCGCAACTAAAGACGAAAAAATCTCTTTAGTTGATGAAGCCAATCGGGTACGTCCTAGAAGCCTAATTTAA
- a CDS encoding alkaline phosphatase family protein → MSLHPRLQTIFHHICLLSLTLTLNSCLSNSPKSSQSATNPPQVVKNTAAVVSTPTPDDKAIPKYDHIFVIVEENKSYDQIIGNPNAPIINQLAKTYGLASNFYGEVHPSEANYVAILSGSTFGIHDDDAFYCFANSNQQFCHNSRQPDYANHTITSKSLIDQLSQKGLTWKGYFEDIPSPGSKSVVAPSLNRALYAVKHNGFMNFKNVQDDPNLPSKIVGIEQLTTDLKSDKVPNYSHIIFNQCHEMHGLAECPQLQKLIQIGDTMIGKVVNQITTSKLWAESGNNAIIITWDEDSNPHDKAQIQGCCGFDPDSKANFGGGHIATIVITNHASRGVVDNTPYNHYSLLRTTEDAFGIYEYLNFANDTTKGVKPMTNLFVKK, encoded by the coding sequence ATGTCATTACACCCTAGACTTCAAACAATTTTTCATCATATTTGCTTATTGAGCTTGACCCTCACACTCAATAGTTGCTTATCCAACTCACCAAAATCTAGTCAATCAGCTACTAACCCACCGCAAGTAGTTAAAAATACAGCAGCAGTAGTTTCAACTCCTACACCAGACGACAAAGCCATTCCTAAATATGATCATATCTTCGTGATTGTTGAAGAAAACAAATCCTACGACCAAATTATTGGCAATCCTAATGCACCCATCATCAATCAACTGGCAAAAACCTATGGTTTGGCTAGCAACTTCTATGGCGAAGTACATCCCAGCGAAGCTAACTATGTTGCCATTTTAAGCGGTAGTACTTTTGGTATTCATGATGATGATGCTTTCTATTGCTTTGCTAATAGTAATCAGCAATTTTGCCACAACTCTCGTCAACCTGACTATGCCAACCATACCATTACCTCTAAAAGCTTAATCGACCAATTGTCACAAAAGGGGCTGACTTGGAAAGGGTATTTTGAAGATATTCCTTCTCCAGGCTCTAAGTCCGTTGTTGCTCCCAGTCTCAATCGTGCATTATATGCGGTCAAACATAATGGTTTTATGAACTTCAAAAACGTGCAAGATGACCCGAACTTACCCAGTAAAATAGTCGGGATTGAACAACTTACTACCGACCTGAAAAGTGATAAAGTTCCCAACTACAGCCACATCATCTTCAACCAATGTCATGAAATGCACGGTTTAGCAGAGTGTCCCCAATTGCAAAAATTGATTCAAATCGGCGACACGATGATTGGAAAAGTTGTTAATCAAATTACTACTTCTAAGTTGTGGGCTGAGTCTGGCAATAATGCAATTATTATTACCTGGGATGAAGATAGTAATCCTCATGACAAAGCTCAAATTCAAGGTTGTTGTGGCTTCGACCCTGATAGCAAAGCTAACTTTGGCGGCGGTCATATTGCGACGATTGTGATTACTAATCACGCCTCACGGGGCGTTGTAGATAACACACCCTATAATCACTACTCATTGCTACGAACTACTGAAGATGCTTTTGGCATCTATGAATACTTAAACTTTGCTAATGACACGACTAAAGGAGTTAAACCAATGACCAATCTATTTGTGAAAAAATAA
- a CDS encoding DUF1257 domain-containing protein, translating into MVADFWGAKINQQQFVNSISQKYAHKTLMATVQEQGFNVEEEEVLEDGTVRVVVGRWV; encoded by the coding sequence ATAGTTGCCGACTTTTGGGGAGCAAAAATTAATCAACAGCAGTTTGTTAACTCAATCAGCCAAAAATATGCTCATAAAACCTTGATGGCAACGGTGCAAGAACAAGGCTTTAATGTGGAAGAAGAAGAAGTTTTAGAAGATGGAACTGTGCGAGTAGTTGTAGGACGTTGGGTGTAA